A portion of the Tepidanaerobacter syntrophicus genome contains these proteins:
- a CDS encoding DUF166 domain-containing protein: MDKRLKLLIAASHDTPDLPGFFQVKYGGEFAARKFLPHLTNFEDNPDYCSRRCFKFRQKLNLNFSKDIAGVIRFPSVLPELIDDAELYIKSPIAEHDILIAVGVHPDILVELVKHAAKAGCKAIIVPREDPTWLSSSFANKLKALCEQMNLEYAFPRPFCSLAKGKFRYINSFIDQFKIGRPKYTVFVDDNEKVAAVDVSYSSACGATYHVAAGLIGVDKEDVVSIANRLWHAYPCLSSSHMDPEICDSPMHIAAYINLNAAKDAQKNIRRIADGKDT; this comes from the coding sequence ATGGATAAACGGTTAAAACTCCTAATAGCTGCAAGCCATGATACACCAGATTTGCCCGGATTTTTTCAAGTAAAATATGGAGGAGAATTTGCAGCAAGGAAATTTTTACCGCATTTGACAAATTTTGAAGATAATCCTGATTATTGTTCAAGAAGATGTTTTAAGTTCAGGCAGAAGCTGAATCTTAATTTTAGTAAAGACATAGCAGGTGTCATAAGATTTCCCTCCGTTCTGCCTGAACTTATAGATGATGCCGAGCTTTATATAAAGAGCCCTATTGCCGAACATGATATTTTAATTGCAGTAGGAGTGCATCCCGACATACTTGTGGAGCTGGTAAAACATGCTGCAAAGGCAGGATGCAAAGCGATAATAGTTCCCAGAGAAGATCCTACTTGGCTTTCGTCTTCTTTTGCAAATAAGCTTAAAGCTTTATGCGAACAAATGAATCTGGAATATGCCTTTCCTCGGCCGTTTTGTTCTCTTGCAAAGGGAAAGTTTAGATATATCAATTCTTTTATAGATCAGTTTAAAATAGGAAGACCTAAGTATACTGTTTTTGTTGATGACAATGAAAAAGTAGCCGCGGTAGACGTTTCTTACTCGTCTGCCTGCGGTGCCACCTACCATGTGGCTGCCGGACTTATAGGTGTTGACAAGGAAGATGTTGTAAGTATTGCAAATAGACTGTGGCATGCTTATCCGTGCCTTTCTAGCAGTCATATGGACCCTGAGATTTGCGACTCCCCTATGCATATCGCAGCTTATATTAATTTGAATGCGGCAAAAGATGCTCAAAAGAATATAAGGAGGATTGCTGATGGCAAAGATACTTGA
- a CDS encoding formate--tetrahydrofolate ligase, which produces MSYKSDIEIAQEAKLEHIKDIAAKVGLSEDEIEYYGKYKAKINYNLLKGLENKKDGKLILTTAINPTPAGEGKTTTTVGLGDALRRLGKNAMIALREPSLGPVFGIKGGAAGGGYAQVVPMEDINLHFTGDFHAIGAANNLLAAMIDNHIYQGNELNIDPRRITWKRCVDMNDRQLRFVVDGLGGKTNGMPREDGYDITVASEIMAVFCLATDMEDLKNRLGRIIIGYTYDGKPVTAKDLKAHGAMTALLKDAFKPNLVQTLEGTPAFVHGGPFANIAHGCNSIIATKMALKLADYVVTEAGFGADLGAEKFLDIKCRTAGIKPDAVVIVATVRALKYNGGVSKEDLSKENLDALKKGLPNLLKHVENITKKYKIPAVVAINKFPTDTENELKLVQEECNNLGVNAVLSEVWAKGGEGGIELAKEVVRIIDEGKNEFKPIYDLDIGIADKITTIAKEIYGADGVEFAPAALKEIDNLEKLGFRNVPVCIAKTQYSLTDNPKILGRPTGFKINVRNVKISAGAGFVVALTGDIMTMPGLPKRPAAENIDVDASGRITGLF; this is translated from the coding sequence GTGAGCTATAAAAGCGATATTGAAATTGCCCAGGAAGCTAAACTTGAACATATTAAGGATATTGCGGCGAAAGTCGGCCTTTCTGAGGATGAGATAGAATACTATGGTAAGTATAAAGCTAAAATCAACTACAACTTGTTAAAAGGCCTTGAAAACAAGAAAGACGGCAAGCTGATACTTACCACTGCAATAAACCCAACGCCTGCGGGAGAAGGCAAGACCACAACGACAGTAGGATTGGGCGATGCCTTAAGAAGACTCGGCAAAAATGCCATGATAGCCCTTAGGGAACCTTCCCTAGGACCGGTGTTTGGAATAAAGGGAGGTGCTGCAGGCGGAGGATATGCCCAGGTAGTGCCTATGGAAGACATAAACCTTCATTTTACCGGAGATTTTCATGCTATCGGCGCAGCTAATAACCTTTTAGCCGCCATGATAGACAATCACATTTATCAAGGAAACGAGCTCAATATCGATCCTCGCCGTATAACTTGGAAGAGATGTGTAGACATGAACGACCGGCAGCTCAGATTTGTAGTTGACGGTCTTGGCGGAAAAACAAATGGCATGCCTAGGGAAGACGGATACGACATTACGGTTGCATCTGAGATTATGGCAGTATTTTGCCTCGCAACTGACATGGAAGATTTAAAAAATCGTCTTGGGCGAATAATAATTGGCTATACCTATGATGGAAAACCGGTTACGGCTAAGGATTTAAAGGCACATGGAGCGATGACCGCACTTTTAAAAGACGCTTTTAAACCGAACTTGGTTCAAACCCTTGAAGGAACACCTGCATTTGTACACGGAGGACCCTTTGCAAACATTGCCCATGGCTGCAACAGCATTATTGCAACAAAAATGGCATTAAAACTTGCAGATTATGTAGTAACAGAGGCAGGTTTTGGCGCAGATCTTGGAGCGGAAAAGTTCTTAGATATAAAATGCCGCACGGCAGGCATAAAGCCGGATGCTGTAGTAATTGTTGCAACTGTCCGTGCTTTAAAATATAATGGTGGAGTAAGTAAAGAAGATCTTAGCAAGGAAAACTTGGATGCATTGAAAAAGGGATTGCCAAACCTATTAAAACATGTAGAAAATATCACTAAAAAGTATAAAATTCCTGCAGTCGTAGCTATTAATAAATTCCCTACAGATACTGAAAATGAACTCAAATTAGTTCAAGAAGAGTGTAATAATCTTGGTGTAAATGCGGTGCTTTCAGAAGTCTGGGCAAAAGGTGGAGAAGGCGGCATAGAGCTTGCAAAAGAAGTCGTAAGGATTATAGATGAGGGCAAAAACGAATTTAAACCAATCTATGATTTAGATATAGGCATTGCAGATAAAATAACTACCATAGCCAAAGAGATATACGGCGCAGATGGTGTGGAATTTGCCCCGGCCGCATTAAAAGAAATCGATAATTTAGAGAAACTCGGATTTAGAAATGTTCCGGTTTGTATTGCTAAGACTCAGTATTCTCTTACCGATAATCCTAAAATACTTGGCCGTCCAACCGGTTTTAAGATAAATGTAAGAAATGTAAAAATTTCAGCAGGGGCAGGATTTGTTGTAGCGCTTACCGGTGACATAATGACAATGCCCGGACTGCCGAAGCGGCCCGCAGCAGAAAATATTGATGTAGATGCCAGCGGAAGAATTACAGGATTATTTTAG
- a CDS encoding AAA family ATPase, whose protein sequence is MKIAITGKGGVGKTTFAGVLAKVMAEEGCKVLAVDADPDANLAMALGFPEEKIMNITPLSEIKDLIAQRTQAVPGRIGQMFKLNPKVDDIPEKYCVEHEGIKLLVMGTVKAGGSGCICPEHAFLRALMQHLLIAPQDALIMDMEAGIEHLGRATADCVDAFIVVTEPGKRSIQTLSTIKKLAGDIGVKNVFVVGNKISSDEEKEFIKKACEDTQVLGFLPYDDELIKADRLGQAPFKSCINYTNEVRLIKDNILTLIKNSNPREEVK, encoded by the coding sequence GTGAAGATAGCAATTACAGGTAAAGGCGGCGTAGGTAAAACCACGTTTGCAGGAGTTCTTGCAAAAGTAATGGCAGAAGAAGGATGCAAAGTCCTAGCTGTTGATGCAGACCCTGATGCAAATCTTGCAATGGCTTTAGGATTTCCGGAAGAAAAAATTATGAACATAACGCCCCTTTCTGAAATAAAAGATTTAATAGCTCAGCGGACCCAAGCTGTGCCGGGCAGGATAGGGCAGATGTTCAAACTTAATCCAAAAGTGGACGATATACCTGAAAAATATTGTGTTGAGCATGAAGGTATAAAGCTTCTGGTTATGGGCACTGTAAAAGCCGGCGGTTCAGGGTGCATATGCCCGGAGCATGCTTTTTTAAGGGCTTTAATGCAGCATCTTCTTATAGCCCCTCAAGATGCGTTAATAATGGATATGGAAGCCGGCATAGAACATCTTGGAAGAGCTACCGCAGATTGCGTAGATGCCTTTATCGTTGTGACCGAGCCGGGCAAGAGAAGTATTCAAACATTGTCTACCATCAAAAAGCTGGCAGGAGATATAGGGGTAAAGAATGTATTCGTTGTAGGCAATAAAATTAGTAGCGATGAGGAAAAAGAATTTATTAAAAAAGCCTGCGAAGATACTCAGGTTTTAGGATTTTTACCTTACGATGATGAGCTTATAAAAGCTGATAGGTTGGGACAAGCGCCTTTTAAGTCTTGCATAAACTATACAAATGAAGTCAGGTTAATTAAAGATAATATCTTAACACTTATAAAAAACTCAAATCCAAGGGAGGAAGTAAAGTGA
- the cooS gene encoding anaerobic carbon-monoxide dehydrogenase catalytic subunit, whose protein sequence is MSCDFECLSCDAANYKLMEKARNEKIETVWDRAEAMQPQCGFGEMGLCCTNCAMGPCRIVKVSEDGPKKGICGADEDTIASRNLARSIAAGSSAHSDHGRDIAHALYHAAKNPESGYKVKNHKKLISLAKEWGIDTENQDIKDIAANVAKTALEEFGKPFGNLRFIQRAPEDRKKIWNKMNVTPRAIDRDIVEVLHSTHIGCDADYRNIMTTAIRAALSDGWGGSMIGTELSDILFGVPEPHEIEANLGVLKEDEVNLVIHGHEPTLSEAILIAVNDPELIELAKKQGAEGINLVGMCCTGNEIAMRHGIPMAGNFFQQELAIVTGAVDAMVVDVQCIMPALSQVAKCYHTKLITTSPKAKIPGAIHMQFNEEEAIESAKRIVKEAVMNFKNRQGNIFIPQEKSKGFVGYSNEAIINALDKVTNSTAHPSGTVKPLADAIKSGVLRGAVAIVGCNNHKVLHDKGHVELAKELIKNDVLVVTTGCGAYACIKAGLMSKEARGLCGKGLATVCELVNIPPVLHMGSCVDISRILLLLSELAKFMNVDIKDLPVAGAAPEWMSEKALSIGTYVVASGVYTMLGVAPQVTGSDNLTRFLTNDVKDIYGGYFDIESDPKEAAKKIISCIEEKRKILSI, encoded by the coding sequence ATGTCATGCGATTTTGAGTGTTTAAGCTGTGACGCAGCAAATTATAAACTAATGGAAAAAGCAAGGAACGAAAAGATAGAAACAGTATGGGACAGGGCAGAAGCTATGCAGCCTCAATGCGGCTTCGGCGAAATGGGTCTTTGCTGCACTAATTGTGCAATGGGACCTTGCAGAATAGTAAAAGTAAGTGAAGATGGACCTAAAAAAGGAATATGCGGAGCAGACGAGGATACCATTGCATCGAGAAACCTTGCCCGTTCCATCGCCGCAGGTTCTTCGGCCCATTCCGACCACGGCCGCGATATTGCCCACGCTCTCTACCATGCGGCAAAAAATCCTGAATCAGGCTATAAAGTAAAAAACCATAAAAAACTTATCTCCCTTGCAAAAGAATGGGGAATCGATACAGAAAATCAGGATATAAAGGATATAGCTGCCAATGTTGCTAAAACAGCCCTTGAAGAATTCGGTAAGCCTTTTGGCAACTTAAGATTTATCCAGAGAGCCCCAGAGGATAGAAAAAAAATCTGGAATAAAATGAACGTAACGCCCAGGGCTATAGACAGAGACATTGTGGAAGTTTTACATTCTACACATATAGGCTGTGATGCGGATTACAGAAATATCATGACAACTGCTATAAGGGCGGCGCTTAGCGATGGATGGGGCGGCTCCATGATAGGAACAGAGCTTTCAGATATATTGTTCGGAGTTCCCGAGCCTCATGAAATTGAAGCAAATCTTGGTGTTCTTAAAGAGGACGAAGTAAATTTGGTAATCCACGGCCACGAACCTACGCTTTCGGAGGCGATACTTATTGCGGTAAACGATCCGGAGTTAATTGAGCTTGCTAAAAAGCAGGGGGCTGAAGGAATAAACCTTGTAGGCATGTGCTGCACCGGAAATGAAATTGCAATGCGCCACGGAATACCGATGGCAGGCAACTTTTTCCAACAAGAACTGGCAATAGTTACAGGGGCAGTAGATGCTATGGTGGTTGATGTTCAGTGCATAATGCCTGCACTGTCTCAAGTTGCAAAATGTTATCATACAAAACTTATAACCACATCCCCTAAAGCCAAAATTCCCGGCGCAATTCATATGCAGTTTAATGAAGAAGAGGCTATAGAATCTGCAAAAAGAATTGTTAAGGAAGCTGTAATGAACTTTAAAAACAGACAGGGAAATATTTTTATACCCCAAGAAAAGTCAAAAGGATTTGTAGGTTACAGCAATGAGGCAATTATAAATGCCTTAGATAAAGTTACAAACAGCACTGCCCATCCCTCCGGAACAGTAAAGCCCTTGGCAGATGCCATAAAGTCAGGAGTGCTCAGGGGAGCAGTAGCTATCGTCGGATGCAACAATCATAAGGTTTTACATGATAAAGGTCATGTAGAGCTGGCAAAAGAATTAATTAAAAATGATGTGCTTGTGGTGACAACCGGATGCGGTGCTTATGCTTGTATAAAAGCAGGCCTTATGTCAAAAGAAGCTCGTGGCCTTTGTGGCAAAGGACTTGCTACTGTTTGCGAATTAGTGAATATCCCGCCGGTGCTGCATATGGGTTCATGTGTAGATATAAGTAGGATACTACTGTTGTTATCAGAGCTTGCTAAGTTCATGAATGTAGATATAAAAGATCTGCCGGTGGCAGGGGCGGCTCCTGAGTGGATGTCAGAAAAGGCGCTTTCCATAGGAACCTATGTTGTTGCCTCCGGGGTATATACTATGTTAGGTGTTGCACCTCAAGTAACAGGCTCCGATAATTTAACAAGGTTTCTCACAAATGATGTTAAAGACATATATGGCGGCTATTTTGATATAGAATCAGATCCTAAGGAAGCGGCAAAGAAAATCATCAGCTGCATTGAAGAAAAACGGAAAATACTTAGTATATAA